In the Bos mutus isolate GX-2022 chromosome 10, NWIPB_WYAK_1.1, whole genome shotgun sequence genome, tatacactattaatggaagatcagaaagagaaattaaggaaacaatcctatttactatcacactgaaaagaaaaatattacatagaaataaacctacctaaggaggaaaagggagaaggcaatggcaccccactccagtactgttgcctggaaaatcccttggatggaggagcctggtaggctgcagtccatggggttgctaagagtcagacacgactgagcaacttcactttcactttccactttccactttcatgcattggagaaggaaatggcaacccactccagtgttcttgcctggagaatcccatggatggagaagcctggtaggctgcagtccatggggttgcacagagtcggacacgactgaagcgactgagcagcagcagcaaggaggcaaaagatctgtactctgaaaactgtaagatactgatgaaagaaatcagagattacgtaaacagatggagagatatactatGTTCTAGCATTGGAAGAGTCAATGTTGTCAAAATGAcaatactacccaaggcaatctacagaacTAATGAAATTTCTATCAAagtaccaatagcatttttcatagaattagaacaaaaaattttatatggaaataatttttttgtgtttccttgtatggaaacacaaaagaccccaaataaccaagcaatcctgagaaagcaaagcagagctggaagaatcagacTCCTTCATTTCTGACTATACtagaaagctacagtaatcaaaacagtgtggtagtgccacaaaatcagaaataaagatcaatggaataggatagagagtccagaaataaacctacacaccAATGgttaattaatctacaacaaaagatgcaagactatacaatggaggaaaaacaatctcttcaataggtggtgctggggaaactggacagctacatggaagaggatgaaatcagaacattctctaacatcattcacaaacataaattaaaagtggattaaagacctaaatgtaagatcagatgctataaaactcctaaaggaaaacagagcactttgacataaattgaagaaatatCCTTTTGAAtttgtctcctagagtaatggaaataaaagcaaaaataacaaatgggacctagtaaaacttaaaagcttctgcatagcaaaggggacgataaaaacaacaacaacaaaaaccaaacaacctaTAGAATGAGTGAACATATTTGTAAACAATGAAAATGATAAggaattaatcttcaaaatatagaaacaatGTATAGAACTCAATATcaacaattcaaaaaaaaaaaaaaaaaaaaaaaaaaaaagagccaatctcaaaagacatttctccaaagaagatatacagatgaccaaaaggcatatgaaaagatattcacaaagctaattattagagaagtgcaaatcaaaactacaatgaggtattacctcacactgatcagaatggccaacatcaaaaaatctacaaacaataaatgctgaagagagtgtggagaaaaagaacccTCCTATAGTGTTGATGGGACTGTAAATgggaacagccactatggagaacagtaaggagattctttgagaaactaaaaatagagttaccatatgatcctccAGTCCCACTTCtagacatatatctggagaaaaacataattcaaaaggatacatgcaccctaaaGTTTATATCATCAGTATTTACAGTAgataagacatgaaagcaacctaagtgtccatcaacagatgaatggataaagatgtggtgggTATATATCACACACCTgggagaatcagttcagttcagttcagtcactaagttgtctccAGCTCTtggttaccccatggactgcagcataccaggcttctctgtccatcaccaactcctggagcttgctcaaactcatgtgcattgaatcggtgatgccatccagccatctcatcttctgtcatctccttctcctcctgccttcaatctttcccagcatcatggtcttttccaatgagttagttctttgcatcaggtggcaaagagtattggagcttcagcttcagcatcagtccttccaatgaacattcagagctAATTTCATTTagcattgactgatttgatctcttttaagttcaagggactctcaagagtcttctccaacaccacagttcaaaagcatcaattcttaagcactcagctttctttatggtccaactctcacatctatacatgattactggaaaaaccatacctttgactagatggacctttgttggcaaagtagtgcctctgctttttaatatgctgtctaggcttgtcatagtgtgtctttcaaagagcaagtgtccTGGGAGAATAGAATAGTATAAAACACTCAGACTTTTCactaaagaaacagaattttatgaagaatttaatttagaatttatattttctcaaatttggCATATACAGGGCTGAATAAGTCTTTGTTCTGGGGAATGGGCTATACTGTtatcctgtgcattgtaggatgtttagcagcatttgTGGCCTctactcattcagttcagttcagttcagtcactcagtcatgtccgattctttgtgaccccatgaaccgcagcatgccaggcctccctgtccatcaccaactcccggagtttacccaaactcatgtccattgagtcagtgatgccatccagccatctcatcctctgtcatccccttctcctctcgctttcaatctttcccaatgtcagggtcttttcaaaacagtcagctctttgcatcaggtggccaaagtattggagtttcagcttcagcatcagtccttcctttgCTTACATCATTTCATTTACTGAAAGCTCAGTGCGCTTTCTCTTATATTTTAGTTTAGagcatattttcttctagttttttgaAAGTGTTCATGAAATGTCATGGTtctttatgtaattttaattctATCTTTCATGGAGTCCTTTTAATACtatttcaaatgctttctctctcctcactCAGTCCTATGAAGCTTTGAATATGTATAGGAATTCTTTACCTATTGGCCTTGGTGGAAGTGGGAAGAATGTTTGCAATTTCCTTTTGCCTAGGTTTCAGATAATTATCAGATTTCAGTTACAGAAAAATTGTTCAAGTATAGCAGTGACAGTTACTAGCTCTTTACTTTCAGAGGTAAATATTCTTCAGTGTTTAATTCACCCTGGTTCTATACCTATAAATAGAGGCTAACTCCTTAGAGATGCAGAGTAAACTTAAGAGGTACAATTGACACTTGGCTATAATATTTCAATGTTTACTTCTGGGGTCTTCAGTTAAATATACACAATTTTACCATAGCTCTAGATGTCTCATGGAACAAATGCATAAAACACAGAAAGAGAATGACTTCCTTGTACCATTTGCCATTTATcgtagtgaaaatgaaagttgctcagtcgtgtccgactctttgcaacctcatgttcttctatacagtccatggaattctccaggccagaatactggagtgggtagcctttcccttctccaggggatcttcccaacccagggatcaaacccaggtctcctgcattctttaccagctgagccaccagggaagccctttattgtAGTATATGTGGCTAATATGTTTTTAATGATATATATCATATACCAAAAATTTGAGCTGGGCCTTGACAATAAATTAACCCTGTGTCACTGTCTGTGCTATTGAGCTATTGTTAAGGGATCACTTCACTTTATTTCCCTCAGACTCCTTTTTAAAGCTTCAAATGCCTCTTTATTCTAGAGTCCTTTTTAAAGTTAGTGACTAAGTGTGTATTTACCCTATTAGTACCTTTCATAATTTTGTAGATTtagggttttgtttatttttatatgaaaattctGCAATGAGGTGCACTATTTCACAGTTTCCAAATGGTCAAGGATATCTATAGTGCTGGACATTTCATTACATATCATGTCAGTCTATCGAGACTGTACCATGTCTCACTACCTCTACCTTTATCACTCTGATCTAAGTCAGTATCATCTCTTGCTAGAATTATTGCAATGACTTCTAATAATTTTCTTGACTGTATCCTTGAAACTCTGAAGGATaaagcagccagagtgatccATTTTCAGCTTACACTGAAAATGTAAGCCTGTTGTCCCCTAGTTCAAAATCCAGTTGCTTATCTCATTTTGTATAATAACCAAAGTCTTtatgagagatatatatatatgtgtatatatatatatatatatataatttcaagtAATGAGTCAGAAGCAAAATAATAATGTGTTAAAATTCTGACAAAGTTTGCACAGCTCAGCTTTGAtgggcttattaaaaaaaaacttagaaatgcTGTACTACCAAATATTACGTTAAACCAAGACTAGAGTTTTACATTCACTATCATAATAACATAACAAATTTATCTTAGAGTATTCATTCCACTTTGAACTAGAAGTGGTAAATATTACTATCCATCTATTGTTTAATTTTCTTAGCATAGATTCTGTTGTTCAAAAAATTGACTGTAAACAGAAGttgaagaaaagatgaaagagaagaaaaaactatttttcaaaaaataaatacaattatgtaaaattttaagttcttttaagTTCCTTATGGACATGGGGTGTGGTATGTATTACAGCATATACAGTGTTCCTTACTGTGGGTCACAgttgaaaatatgaaagaaacttCTGTAAGTGACTCCTACCTTTGCCATTTAGTTATTCTCCCTTCACTCACATTCCAGGGCTCAGCTCCCAGGACCAAAACAATCAGTCTTTCAAAACATGAAACTTATAATAATTACAAGAGGGAAATTTTAAAGGGGCAACATTAAGGAAAGttcaaagggaaaagagaagcaaattctGGAAAgtggggaaaggaggaggaataatgggatgggaaggaaaagaaagaggagagggaaagggggaataggttttcctcctccagagaccATAAGTGgctgaagaaaattaaagaggaagacATAGGAAGAAAAGAGGTATGAAAATGTAATGGGATTTGAGCAGCATAATACTAATCACAGAAAAACTCCTCGtgtttctcagctctttgtatttCAAGAACGGTTCCTTTGGTTTCTACTGAGAGATACGTGACCTCATACATGTTTGTTCTCAAAGATACTGGGTGTTTGCTCTTGAAGATTCTGCCATCTTTGCACAGCCCTGCAGAGAGCCAAAGGAAGGGGAGAATGTGAGCAAGCTGCAGCATGCAATAGGAAGGCTCAGTTCAGTCCTCACTTAGCACCCTATTGGGTGCTGATAAGAATTCCTGACCATGAGGCATGCTTTGTTAAAAGGAGCCAGACAGGTTCTCCCTGTTCTTAAGGCCTTAAAAAAGTGTTCCATGTTTTGTATTTCTAATAGTTACTTCACATAAACATTATTTCTTAGGATTTGAGGCTTAGATTACTataatatttgaatataaatGCTTCATATataattccttttctcttttcaaaagtgAATTTCGCTACCTCCTAAGTGAAAGACAAAGTGGACTTGCTATCAGTGTGCATAATAAAATCAAAGTAGCATAAAGAAAAGTTTTTCTCTGAGTTTGATCATCAGCACTGAACATCAATAATTAACAAGGGCATTACAATACAGGCATCACTAAAGAGATCTTTCTATAACTCACTAACTGTCTGCATACTCTCCTCATTGCCACTTTCATTTCTTGATTCCTGAATGTATAAATGACTGGATTCAGGAAAGGAGTGAGAACTGCATAAAAGATGGCCAAAAACTTATCCAGGTGTGTGGAAGGAAATGGCCATGTatagataaaaattaaaggacCAAAGAACAGAGCTACTGCAGTGATGTGAGCTGAAAGTGTGGACAGAGACTTAGATGAACTACCTGAAGAGTGTTTCTGAACAGTGAGAATGATGACAATGTAGGAAATGATCAGAATGAAGATGGAGCCAATAGAGATGAACCCACTGTTGGCCATGACCATGAACTCTAGTTGGTATGTGTCTATGCAGGCAAGTTTGATCAACCGAGGAAGGTCACAGTAAAAGCTGTCCAACACATTTGGGCCACAGAAGGGTAAGTTTACTACAAAAGGCAGCTGAACCATGGAGTGGAGAAAGCCTATTATCCAGGCAGCCACTAAAAAGGAGATGCACATTCTAGGGTTCATGATGGTCAGATAGTGGAGAGGCTTACATATTGCAACATATCTATCAAAGGCCATGGCTATGAGCAGCATCATCTCCACACCACCAACGATGTGGATGAAGAAGATTTGAGCGATGCAGCCTCTAAAGGAGATGACTCTATGCTTTCTGAAAAGGTCATAAATCATCTTGGGAGAAGTGACAGAAGAAACTCCCAGGTCAATGAAGGAGAGGTTGGCCAACAGAAAGTACATGGGAGAGTGTAAGTGAGGGTCACAAGTCACAGTGAGAATAATGAGAGAGTTTCCCATCATGCTTGCCACATAAAATGCGGATGAGAACACAAACAGAAGTAGCTGGATCTTCCAGGAGTTGGTAAGTCCCAGGAGCACAAACTCTGACACCACAGACTGATTTGCTCCATCCATTAGCTTTGTTAGCATTACTACCTGAAGGAGGACAatagaaaaaatgtaaatcatgATAATTATGTTAATAATAAATTAGAAGAAAAGGGATTACAGTTATGAAAGCCTATTTCTACATTAGCATTAGAACTGACCTAATATGCTCGTGACCTTAAAATGTCTTTACCCAGGAAAACTGATGGTTATCATATGGGGCTATTCTTAGCAccttattttttctgcatttaataCCCTCTGCTTCCTCCCAGGATTGATGCCCTGTATTACTCATGAGATACAAGATGTTCAGCATTAGTATAAGGAATTCAACCTCAACCCTTTGAATTTGGGTTCAAAACCAACATGATCCAATCCTAGTTACAATGAACTAATCACTACTGCCATCTCTTTTAAGTCTACAAACTTTCGCCTGGCCCCACCCATGGGAACACATTCACCTTCAATATTATTTAAAGGTTTACCATATTTACCCAGTTTTGGCTTACTATTactagcatttatttttattgtcccTGTATTATAGTGAACTGATAACAACTCTAACTTACCAAGTAGACTCTAAGCTTCTTGAAGGCAGGGATTTTGGCTTATTCATATTTGTACTCCCTAAAAAGTGGTCCAGAGAGGTGTAGGTCCATGAACTGTTACCAATTTGTATCATACCAGGTAGAGAGTTTGTGAGTCAGTATTTAAAAACGTCTCTAGCAATTTGATATACAGTGATGCCAAGTTTTGTACTTCAAAAAAGTAATAGTCCATGAAGAattagaaataaagggaaaaatcttATCCTTTAGCACAGGTAATTTGAGAAACATTGTCTTAGGGTTCTTAGCATACGATCTGAAAATCCTAAAACTATGAAATGCACAATGTAGTGGAAGCCATTTTGTACAAATCTCTATATAAGGACTTATTCCAGTATCACGTGATTATTAATTCTAGAGATACAACTTAGTGAAGGGAATATGGGTTTTGGATTTAGATTTATACTACAGTTCATTCATTGATAGCTTTATCTTGGAAAAGTTGCTTAAATTCTTTGAGCTTCCTTTTATTTACCTGTGTGATTGCAATTAGTAGAATAACTAATGCATCTAGACATAAGGTgatagtaagtaagtaagtaagtgttagtcgctcagtcatgcctgactttgcaaccccatggactgcagcccaccaggctcctctgtccatgacatttttcaggcaaggatactggagtgggttgccatttccttctccaggggatcttcctgacctagggatcgaaaccaggtctcccgaattgcagacagattctttactgactgagctacaagggaagtaaGGTGATAGtaagtattcagtaaatattatgtttagtaagtattcagtaaatattatgtTTACTTTATTTCACTTGCCCTCATAGCACTCAGTACATGAGACATAGTGagtgaataagaaaacaaaacactaatgaCATACAGGGAGTAGCAGACTTTtatatcagaaaatatatttcataaataattaagaaaaatattaatatttaagttttcttaaaaattatcttGTATAAGTTTAATTGATTTGCTCTCAAAGCACACTGTATTCTAGCAGTACTTAACAGATATGTAATTATTTGTTCAATTTCTCCTTCCCATCTAGGCTGCAAGTTCTACAAAGTTAAGAACTGCATCTGCCTTCCTCAATCCCATTCACTGAAAATTTACAATCACAAATAATTGTTTGCTAAAACTCTGAATAACAAGTACAGTTGTCCCTTGAGCAATATGAATTTGAACTTTGTGAGTCCatttacatgtggattttttaataaatatacaaaaatatacctGTAGAAAATTGTGCAAAACTTATATTGAAGTGGATAGCCTGTTCTTATATAGACATAAGGtgattaatatttaatgtaaaattaacAATGTGCTAGTTTCCTTAATCTTTCATAACTTGGCTTTATAAAATTACTTTACTGTATAGTAATTGGAGACACTACATATCAGCCTGTGATCACAAGtaagtatgttttaaaaactcGAACAATGTTTCCAATGCTAAGTTATAAATATTATTGTGAAGCTATATaccataaagggcttccctgataggtcaattggtaaagaatctgcctgcaatgcaggagaccctggtttgattcctgggtcaggaagatccgctggagaagggacaggctacccactccagtgttctaagAGTATATATtctagccttggagtacaaaataaagcagggcaaaggctaacagagttttgccaagagaatgcactgctcatagcaaacaccctcctccaaaaacacaagagatgactctacacatgaacatcaccagatggtcaataccaaaatcagattgacatattctttgcagcgaagatggagaagctctatacagtcaacaaaatcaaaaccaggagctgatgtggctcagatcatgaactccttattgccaaattcagatttaaattgaagaaagtagggaaaaccaacaggccattcaggtatgacctaaatcaaatcacttatgattatacaatgaaagCGACAAATAAattaaagggactagatctgatagacaaagtgtcTGAAGAATTAttgatggaggttcatgacattgttcaggaggcagtgatcaagaccatcctcaagaaaaagaaatgcaaaaaggcaaaaaggttgtttgaggaggccttacaaatacctgagaaaagaagagaagctaaaggcaaaggagaaaagaaaagatatacccatttgaatgcagagttccaaagaataggaaggagagataagaaagcctttttcaatggtcaatgcaaagaaatagaggaaaacagtagaatgggaaagactagatatctgttcaagaaaactggaaataccaagggaacatttcattcaaagctgggcacaataaatgagagaaatggtttggacctaatagaagcagaagatgttaagagatggcaagaatacacagaagaactatacaaaaacgatcttcatgaccgagataaccatgatggtgtgatcacacacttagagccagacatcctggagtctgaagtcaagtgggccttaggaagcatcactatgaacaaagccagtgaaggtgatggaattccagttgagctatttaaaatctgtaaagatgattctgttaaaatgctgcactctatatgccagcaaatttggaaaactcagcagtagccacaggactggaaaaggttagttttcattccaatctcaaagaaaggtaatgccagagaatgttcaaactactgcataattgcactcatcacatgctagcaaagtaatgctcacaattctccaagccagacttcaacaatacgtgaactgtgaactgccagatgttcaagctggatttagaaaaggcagaggaaccagagatcaaattgccaacattcattcagttcagttcagttcaatcgctcagtcgtgtccgactctttgtgaccccatgaatcgcagcacgccagacctccctatccatcaccatctcctggagttcactcaaactcacgtccattgagtcggtgatgccatccagccatctcatcctctgtcgtaccttttcctcctgcccccaatccctc is a window encoding:
- the LOC102285308 gene encoding olfactory receptor 4F3/4F16/4F29, translating into MDGANQSVVSEFVLLGLTNSWKIQLLLFVFSSAFYVASMMGNSLIILTVTCDPHLHSPMYFLLANLSFIDLGVSSVTSPKMIYDLFRKHRVISFRGCIAQIFFIHIVGGVEMMLLIAMAFDRYVAICKPLHYLTIMNPRMCISFLVAAWIIGFLHSMVQLPFVVNLPFCGPNVLDSFYCDLPRLIKLACIDTYQLEFMVMANSGFISIGSIFILIISYIVIILTVQKHSSGSSSKSLSTLSAHITAVALFFGPLIFIYTWPFPSTHLDKFLAIFYAVLTPFLNPVIYTFRNQEMKVAMRRVCRQLVSYRKISLVMPVL